One Gossypium hirsutum isolate 1008001.06 chromosome A11, Gossypium_hirsutum_v2.1, whole genome shotgun sequence genomic window carries:
- the LOC121210022 gene encoding uncharacterized protein, giving the protein MDFQDVFPEELPGLPPNHEVEFGIELLPGTALVSIAPYRMALKELVELKGQIQELLDHGFIRPIERVRVDHRKIEAILNWKQPKTVTKIRSFLGLVGYYRRFVEGFSLIAALLTKLLRKSLQFNWTGAHQSLRNSLLSTVIHHMSVSAVESGNTVDFGLNSKGVLYFRGRICVRNDTELRQSILQEWPGHKREVTNFVGRCLTSKKVKAEHQLPSGLLQQVKIPLFKWERVTMDFKLAKLYVSEIVRLHGVPISIISDRNPRFMSGFLKKLHEALDIEVRPDLTFEEDSVQLLDRDIRVLRRKSIPLVKVLWQNHSTEKATWELEDSMHQQYPHLF; this is encoded by the exons ATGGATTTCcaggatgtgtttcctgaagagctacctgGGCTACCTCCAAAccatgaagttgagtttgggattgagctccttcctGGTACAGCTCTGGTATCCATCGCTCCCTATAGAATGGCACTgaaagagcttgtggagcttaagggtCAAATCCAAGAGTTACTGGATCatgggttcatccgcccta TTGAGAGGGTTAGGGTCGATCATCGAAAGATTGAGGCTATCTTAaattggaaacagcctaagactGTAACTAAgattcgtagttttctgggactagtaGGGTATTACCGACGATTCGTAGAGGGGTTTTCGCTAATTGCAGCACTcttgactaagctgctacgtaaaAGTTTGCAGTTTAACTGGACTGGTGCACA CCAAAGTTTGAGGAATAGTTTACTGTCTACAGTGATACATCACATGTCAGTTTCtgct GTTGAGAGTGGGAATACTGTGGATTTTGGTCTGAATAGCAAAGGGGTGCTCTATTTTCGTGGGAGAATCTGTGTACGAAATGATACTGAGTTGAGGCAATCTATATTGcaagag TGGCCAGGACATAAACGGGAGGTTACCAATTTTGTGGGTAGATGTCTGACTTCCAAgaaggttaaggctgagcatcagttaccttcgggtttgttgCAGCAAGTCAAGATTCCACTTTTCAAGTGGGAgcgagtgactatggatttt AAGCTagctaaactgtatgtgtctgaaatagtaagactgcatggggtaccgatttCGATCATATCTGATAGGAACCCTCGCTTCATGTCTGGATTCTTGAAGAAGCtgcatgaagctctgg AcattgaggttagaccagatctgacGTTTGAGGAGGACTCGGTCCAGCTTCTAGATCGTGACATTAGAGTTCTACGAAGGAAGTCTATCcccttagtgaaagtgttgtggcagaATCATAGCACCGAGAAAGCCACTTGGGAGCTGGAGGACTCGATGCATCAGCAGTATCCTCAccttttctga
- the LOC107890161 gene encoding uncharacterized protein At3g49140: MAVRFPAATNFCSSSALHNYRPMCSSGEVTSCHVSCRRLFSHGGFGITWKGFRRVNRASLSRRTLVKNNIPATTEHLGSASDPAKHNGRSHYHPFEDIGEATSKKSNDATLTAAETSRTIIEAVACHFQVNSKATVMFTGMINDEVHENIMWPDLPYATDEHGNVYLQVKSDEDILQSLTVENNFVQVIIGFDTTEIMKEIELSGPSEVDFGIEEIDNEDIDIEDEDEDEDDDDDDDDDDDDDDYDEEWVAALEDEADQDDSDGTLGDWAKLDTMRSSHPMYFAKKLTEAASDDPVDWMEQPSDGLAIQGLLRPALTEEHSEIQKHMSTNQSHGSDTNQAEKVVGDKVEDLGIINGYGNESELSRKSTSSERSGKNEISTNGSSFYKLEMIKIQLITAHGHQTDVELEDFKQAQPDAIAHSAAKIISRLKAGGEKTTQALKSLCWRCKGIQVEEVAIISVDSLGFVLRICSGTQIETLRFAFNARATSEYSAERQLNDMLFPRSHQRPQKQITGSSK; encoded by the exons ATGGCCGTCCGATTTCCCGCCGCAACCAATTTCTGCTCCTCCTCCGCCTTGCACA ATTATCGTCCTATGTGCAGCTCCGGTGAGGTTACTAGTTGCCACGTCTCCTGCCGCCGGCTGTTTAGCCATGGCGGCTTTGGCATAACTTG GAAAGGATTTCGAAGAGTAAATAGAGCTTCCCTTTCGAGAAGGACCCTCGTAAAGAATAACATTCCGGCAACTACCGAGCATTTAGGCTCAGCATCCGATCCTGCAAAGCATAATGGAAGGTCGCATTACCATCCGTTTGAGGATATTGGTGAAGCTACATCTAAAAAGAGCAATGATGCTACACTCACAGCTGCAGAAACCTCTAGGACAATCATTGAG GCTGTAGCATGCCATTTTCAGGTGAATAGTAAAGCAACGGTTATGTTTACAGGGATGATCAATGATGAAGTTCATGAAAATATTATGTGGCCAGACTTGCCTTATGCAACCGATGAGCATGGAA ATGTATACTTGCAAGTGAAAAGCGATGAAGATATTTTGCAAAGTCTTACTGTAGAAAATAACTTTGTG CAAGTCATTATAGGATTTGACACTACGGAAATCATGAAGGAAATCGAATTATCAGGTCCATCAGAAGTTGATTTTGGAATTGAGGAAATTGACAATGAAGATATTGATATTGAAGATGAAGATGAGGatgaggatgatgatgatgatgatgatgatgatgatgatgatgatgattatgatGAG GAGTGGGTTGCTGCTCTTGAAGATGAAGCTGATCAAGATGACTCTGATGGGACTCTTGGGGACTGGGCAAAATTGGATACTATGCGTTCATCCCATCCTATGTACTTTGCCAAAAAGTTGACTGAG GCAGCTTCAGATGATCCTGTAGACTGGATGGAACAACCTTCGGACGGTTTAGCTATCCAAGGCCTTCTAAGGCCTGCCCTCACTGAAGAACATTCTGAAATTCAGAAGCACATGTCTACCAATCAGTCTCATGGTTCTGACACAAATCAGGCTGAGAAAGTTGTGGGAGACAAAGTAGAAGATCTTGGCATAATTAATGGTTATGGAAATGAATCAGAGTTATCAAGAAAGAGTACATCATCTGAAAGATCAGGGAAAAATGAGATCTCAACAAATGGGTCTTCATTTTACAAATTAGAGATGATTAAAATTCAGCTAATTACAGCACATGGACATCAG ACAGATGTTGAATTAGAAGACTTCAAGCAGGCTCAACCTGATGCTATTGCACACTCGGCTGCCAAAATTATATCTCGCCTGAAAGCTGGTGGAGAAAAAACCACACAAGCACTCAAATCACTCTGTTGGAGATGCAAGGGTATTCAAGTCGAG GAAGTAGCTATTATCAGTGTGGATTCCCTTGGATTTGTCCTGAGAATTTGCTCTGGAACCCAAATTGAAACCTTACGATTCGCATTTAATGCCCGG GCCACTTCAGAGTATAGTGCTGAGAGACAACTTAACGACATGTTGTTCCCAAGGAGCCATCAAAGGCCACAAAAACAGATAACTGGCTCTTCAAAATGA
- the LOC107890171 gene encoding pentatricopeptide repeat-containing protein At4g21190 — MLCCGYALPLVTKRLESVKINQRPRNTVVCAAKGPRPRYPRVWKSRNRIGTVSKSAKLVTCVKQLSNVKEEVYGALDSFIAWELEFPLITVKKALKILQIEQEWKRIIQVIKWMLSKGQGRTMGTYFTLLNALAEDGRLEEAEELWVKLFSDNLESTPRIFFDKMISIYYHKDMHEKMFEVFADMEELGVKPSISVVSMVGNAFQKLGMLDKYDKLKKKYPPPKWEYRYIKGKRVKIQVKQLQEFDKKAKGVSEDKETEENSSLEHQEAEASLNKIAKGATEDNETEWIMNLKHEEPEAQSNTFTAEVDIIS, encoded by the exons ATGCTTTGTTGTGGATATGCTCTGCCACTCGTTACTAAAAGATTGGAATCAGTGAAAATTAACCAGAGACCTAGGAATACCGTG GTATGCGCTGCTAAAGGTCCAAGACCTCGGTATCCTCGGGTATGGAAGTCAAGGAATAGAATTGGGACTGTGTCAAAATCAGCAAAACTTGTTACTTGT GTTAAGCAACTGTCAAATGTCAAGGAGGAAGTTTACGGGGCTCTCGACTCCTTTATTGCATGGGAACTAGAGTTCCCTCTAATTACAGTGAAGAAAGCATTGAAGATCCTACAGATCGAACAAGAATGGAAGAGAATAATTCAG GTGATAAAGTGGATGTTAAGCAAAGGTCAAGGAAGAACAATGGGAACGTATTTCACCTTACTGAATGCCTTAGCGGAGGATGGGAGACTTGAAGAGGCTGAAGAGCTGTGGGTCAAACTATTTTCTGATAATTTGGAAAGCACCCCACGTATTTTCTTTGATAAAATGATTTCTATTTATTACCACAAGGACATGCATGAGAAGATGTTTgag GTATTTGCTGACATGGAAGAGCTTGGTGTCAAACCAAGTATATCAGTTGTTTCAATGGTTGGAAATGCCTTCCAAAAGTTGGGCATGTTGGACAAGTACgacaaattaaaaaagaaatatccTCCACCAAAATGGGAATACCGGTACATCAAGGGAAAGCGTGTCAAAATTCAAGTAAAGCAGCTACAGGAATTTGATAAAAAGGCCAAAGGTGTCAGTGAGGACAAGGAAACTGAAGAGAATTCGAGTTTAGAGCATCAGGAAGCAGAAGCAAGTTTAAATAAAATTGCCAAAGGTGCCACTGAGGACAATGAAACTGAATGGATTATGAATTTGAAGCATGAAGAACCAGAAGCACAATCAAATACATTCACTGCTGAAGTTGATATAATTTCATGA